The following proteins come from a genomic window of Lolium rigidum isolate FL_2022 chromosome 5, APGP_CSIRO_Lrig_0.1, whole genome shotgun sequence:
- the LOC124652329 gene encoding phosphoenolpyruvate/phosphate translocator 1, chloroplastic-like, producing MQSAAAIGLVRPCAKRPVLRNPSPAGARAALRLSAAAAAPRAGLVVAAAGLGRIGLVPASPDHERRSVAAAASAASGKPAAEEPAEEGGAALGKTLQLGVFFGLWYLFNIYFNIYNKQVLKVFPYPINITTVQFAVGTVISLFLWITGILKRPKISGAQLLAILPLAIVHTMGNLFTNMSLGKVAVSFTHTIKAMEPFFSVLLSAMFLGELPTPWVILSLLPIVGGVALASISEASFNWAGFLAAMASNVTFQSRNVLSKKLMLKKEASLDNINLFSIITVMSFFLLAPVTLLTEGVKVTPTFLQSAGLNLQQVYTRSLIAAFCFHAYQQVSYMILARVSPVTHSVGNCVKRVVVIVTSVLFFKTPVSPINSIGTAIALAGVFLYSQLKRLQPKPKAA from the exons ATGCAGAGCGCGGCGGCCATCGGGCTCGTCCGGCCGTGCGCCAAGCGGCCCGTCCTCAGGAACCCTAGCCCCGCGGGCGCCCGCGCCGCGctccgcctctccgccgccgccgcggccccccGCGCGGGCCTCGTGGTGGCGGCCGCCGGGCTGGGCCGCATCGGGCTCGTGCCTGCGTCGCCCGACCACGAGAGGAGGAGCGTGGCCGCAGCCGCGTCCGCGGCGTCCGGGAagccggcggcggaggaacccGCGGAGGAAGGCGGGGCGGCGCTCGGCAAGACGCTGCAGCTCGGGGTCTTCTTCGGCCTCTGGTACCTCTTCAACATCTACttcaacatctacaacaagcaG GTCCTCAAGGTTTTCCCATATCCCATAAACATCACAACAGTTCAGTTTGCTGTTGGAACTGTCATTTCCTTGTTCCTGTGGATAACTGGTATCCTTAAAAGACCAAAGATTTCTGGTGCACAG CTTCTTGCTATCCTCCCTCTGGCTATTGTCCATACGATGGGCAATCTTTTCACAAACATGAGCCTTGGAAAGGTTGCGGTGTCATTTACACATACCATCAAGGCCATGGAGCCTTTCTTCTCTGTTCTCCTTTCAGcaatgttccttggagag CTGCCCACTCCTTGGGTTATTTTGTCTCTTCTTCCTATTGTTGGTGGTGTTGCATTGGCATCTATTTCTGAAGCTTCTTTTAACTG GGCTGGATTTTTGGCTGCTATGGCTTCAAATGTGACCTTCCAGTCAAGGAATGTCCTCAGCAAGAAGCTTATGCTGAAGAAAGAG GCATCTCTGGACAACATTAATCTCTTCTCTATTATTACCGTCATGTCATTTTTCCTCTTGGCCCCAGTGACCTTGCTGACAGAAGGTGTGAAGGTCACTCCTACGTTTCTGCAGTCTGCT GGTCTAAACTTGCAGCAAGTGTACACAAGgtctttgattgctgcattctgtTTCCATGCATATCAACAG GTGTCATACATGATCCTCGCAAGGGTGTCTCCTGTGACACATTCCGTCGGCAACTGTGTGAAGCGTGTGGTGGTTATTGTTACATCCGTTCTGTTCTTCAAGACCCCTGTGTCTCCAATCAACTCTATCG GAACCGCGATCGCTCTTGCTGGAGTTTTCCTCTACTCGCAACTGAAGAGACTTCAGCCCAAGCCCAAGGCTGCTTGA
- the LOC124656654 gene encoding sugar transport protein MST6-like: MAGGSATASAADGRRQDYPGRLTLFVFMACLVAATGGLIFGYDIGISGGVTSMDPFLSKFFPSVYRKQQQADDSNQYCKFDSQLLTMFTSSLYLAALVASLVAASVTRVAGRKWSMFVGGVTFLAGCALSGAAQNVAMLILGRVLLGVGVGFANQSVPVYLSEMAPARMRGMLNNGFQLMITLGILAANLINYGTDKISGGWGWRVSLALAAVPAAIITVGSLFLPDTPNSLLERGKPDEARRMLRRVRGTDDVDAEYHDLAAASEASSTVERPWRDILRRKYRPQLVMAVAIPLLQQLTGINVIMFYAPVLFKTLGFGGSASLMSAVITGVVNLAATLVSVFTVDKLGRRVLFLQGGAQMFASQVIVGALIGAKLGWSGVAEIPSGYAAAVVVMMCVYVAGFAWSWGPLGWLVPSEVMPLEVRPAGQSITVAANMLMTFIVAQAFLPMLCRLKFVLFFFFAAWVAAMTLFVALFVPETKGVPIEDMADVWKAHWYWKRFVTDDDGGPRRGDLEMGNTVAKN, translated from the coding sequence ATGGCGGGCgggtcggcgacggcgagcgcggcCGACGGGCGGAGGCAGGACTACCCCGGGCGGCTGACCCTGTTCGTGTTCATGGCGTGCCTCGTCGCGGCCACCGGAGGTCTCATCTTCGGCTACGACATCGGCATCTCCGGCGGGGTGACGTCCATGGACCCCTTCCTCAGCAAGTTCTTCCCGTCGGTGTACCGGAAGCAGCAGCAGGCCGACGACAGCAACCAGTACTGCAAGTTCGACAGCCAGCTGCTCACCATGTTCACCTCCTCGCTCTACCTCGCCGCGCTCGTCGCCTCGCTCGTCGCCGCCTCCGTCACCCGCGTCGCCGGCCGCAAGTGGTCCATGTTCGTCGGCGGGGTCACCTTCCTCGCCGGCTGCGCGCTCAGCGGCGCCGCCCAGAACGTGGCCATGCTCATCCTCGGCCGCGTCCTCCTCGGTGTCGGCGTCGGCTTCGCCAACCAGAGCGTGCCCGTCTACCTCTCCGAGATGGCGCCCGCCAGGATGCGCGGCATGCTCAACAACGGTTTCCAACTTATGATCACCCTCGGCATCCTCGCCGCCAACCTCATCAACTACGGCACCGACAAGATCTCCGGCGGGTGGGGCTGGAGAGTCAGCCTCGCGCTCGCGGCGGTGCCCGCGGCCATCATCACAGTCGGATCCCTATTCCTCCCGGACACGCCCAACTCCCTCCTCGAACGCGGCAAGCCCGACGAAGCCAGGCGGATGCTCCGGCGCGTACGCGGAaccgacgacgtcgacgccgaGTACCACGACCTGGCGGCGGCGAGCGAGGCGTCCAGCACCGTGGAGCGGCCGTGGCGCGACATCCTGCGGCGGAAGTACAGGCCCCAGCTGGTGATGGCGGTGGCGATCCCGCTGCTGCAGCAGCTCACGGGCATCAACGTCATCATGTTCTACGCGCCGGTGCTGTTCAAGACGCTCGGCTTCGGCGGCAGCGCGTCGCTCATGTCGGCGGTCATCACCGGCGTCGTCAACCTCGCGGCCACGCTGGTGTCGGTCTTCACGGTGGACAAGCTAGGGCGGCGCGTGCTGTTCCTGCAGGGCGGAGCGCAGATGTTCGCGAGCCAGGTGATTGTCGGCGCGCTCATCGGCGCCAAGCTCGGGTGGAGCGGCGTGGCGGAGATCCCGTCGGGGtacgcggcggcggtggtggtgatgatgtgcGTCTACGTGGCGGGGTTCGCGTGGTCATGGGGGCCGCTGGGATGGCTGGTGCCGAGCGAGGTGATGCCGCTGGAGGTGCGGCCGGCCGGGCAGAGCATCACCGTGGCAGCCAACATGCTCATGACCTTCATCGTCGCGCAGGCCTTCCTCCCCATGCTCTGCCGCCTCAAGTTCGTGCtattcttcttcttcgccgcgtGGGTCGCCGCCATGACGCTCTTCGTCGCGCTCTTCGTTCCGGAGACCAAGGGGGTGCCCATCGAAGACATGGCCGACGTGTGGAAGGCGCACTGGTACTGGAAGCGCTtcgtcaccgacgacgacggtggcCCCCGACGTGGAGACCTCGAGATGGGCAACACCGTTGCCAAGAACTAG
- the LOC124656655 gene encoding sugar transport protein MST6-like, translating to MAVGAAVGGGVRQEYPGRLTLFVFITCLVAATGGLIFGYDIGISGGVTSMDSFLSRFFPSVSRKQREADGSNQYCKFDSQPLTMFTSSLYLAALVASLFAASVTRLAGRKWSMFVGGVTFLAGCALNGAAQDIAMLILGRVLLGVGVGFANQSVPVYLSEMAPARMRGMLNNAFQLMITLGILAANLINYGTNKISSGWGWRLSLALAAVPAAIITVGSLFLPDTPNSLLERGKADDARRMLLRVRGTDDIDAEYRDLAVASEASRAVERPWRDILRRRYRPQLVMAVAIPLLQQLTGINVIMFYAPVLFQTLRFGGSASLMSAVITGVVNLMATLVSVFTVDRVGRRVLFLQGGAQMFVSQVTVGALIGAKLGWSGVAEIPAGYAAAVVVMICVYVAGFAWSWGPLGWLVPSEVLPLAVRPAGQSITVATNMLMTFVVAQAFLPMLCSLKFVLFFFFAAWVAAMTLFVALFVPETKGVPIEGMANVWKRHWYWKRFVTDDDDPRRADIQMGNGVVKN from the coding sequence ATGGCTGTCGGCGCGGCGGTCGGCGGCGGGGTGAGGCAGGAGTACCCCGGCCGGCTGACCCTGTTCGTGTTCATAACGTGCCTGGTGGCGGCCACGGGCGGGCTCATCTTCGGCTACGACATCGGCATCTCCGGCGGGGTGACGTCGATGGACTCGTTCCTTAGCAGGTTCTTCCCGTCTGTGTctcggaagcagcgggaggccgaCGGCAGCAACCAGTACTGCAAGTTCGACAGCCAGCCCCTCACCATGTTCACCTCCTCGCTCTACCTCGCCGCGCTCGTCGCCTCCCTCTTCGCCGCCTCCGTCACCCGCCTCGCCGGACGCAAGTGGTCCATGTTCGTCGGCGGGGTCACCTTCCTCGCCGGATGCGCGCTCAACGGCGCCGCCCAAGACATCGCCATGCTCATCCTCGGCCGCGTCCtcctcggcgtcggcgtcggcttcGCCAACCAGAGCGTGCCGGTCTACCTCTCGGAGATGGCGCCGGCCAGGATGCGCGGCATGCTCAACAATGCATTCCAGCTCATGATCACCCTCGGCATCCTCGCCGCCAACCTCATCAACTATGGAACCAACAAGATCTCCAGCGGGTGGGGGTGGCGGCTCAGCCTCGCTCTCGCGGCGGTGCCCGCGGCCATCATCACCGTCGGCTCCTTGTTCCTACCCGACACGCCCAACTCCCTCCTGGAACGCGGCAAGGCCGACGACGCCAGGCGGATGCTCCTGCGCGTGCGCGGCACCGACGACATCGACGCCGAGTACCGCGACCTGGCGGTCGCGAGCGAGGCGTCTCGCGCCGTGGAGCGGCCGTGGCGCGACATCCTGCGGCGGCGGTACAGGCCGCAGCTGGTGATGGCGGTGGCGATCCCGCTGCTGCAGCAGCTCACGGGCATCAACGTCATCATGTTCTACGCGCCGGTGCTCTTCCAGACGCTGAGGTTCGGCGGCAGCGCGTCGCTCATGTCGGCGGTCATCACCGGCGTCGTCAACCTTATGGCCACGCTGGTGTCGGTCTTCACGGTGGACAGGGTGGGGCGGCGCGTGCTGTTCCTGCAGGGCGGGGCGCAGATGTTTGTGAGCCAGGTGACGGTGGGAGCGCTCATCGGCGCCAAGCTCGGGTGGAGCGGCGTGGCGGAGATCCCGGCCGGGtacgcggcggcggtggtggtgatgatctgCGTCTACGTGGCGGGGTTCGCTTGGTCTTGGGGCCCGCTGGGGTGGCTGGTGCCAAGCGAGGTGTTGCCACTGGCGGTGAGGCCGGCGGGGCAGAGCATCACCGTCGCCACCAACATGTTGATGACCTTCGTCGTCGCCCAGGCCTTCCTCCCCATGCTCTGCAGCCTCAAgttcgtcctcttcttcttcttcgctgcgTGGGTCGCCGCCATGACGCTTTTCGTCGCGCTCTTCGTGCCGGAGACCAAGGGGGTGCCCATCGAGGGCATGGCCAACGTCTGGAAGAGGCACTGGTACTGGAAGCGCTTCGTCACCGACGACGATGACCCGCGACGGGCAGACATCCAGATGGGCAACGGCGTTGTCAAGAACTAG